One genomic segment of Salinigranum rubrum includes these proteins:
- the ilvD gene encoding dihydroxy-acid dehydratase, producing MSQQEPPEQTRDDAEQFSGRKERDLPSRDVTEGAERAPHRAMFRAMGFDDEDLSSPMVGVANPAADITPCNVHLDDVADAAIEGTDGAGGMPIEFGTITISDAISMGTEGMKASLISRELIADSVELVAFGERMDGLVTVAGCDKNLPGMMMAAVRTDLPSVFLYGGSIMPGQHDGRDVTIVQVFEGVGGYAQGEMSAEELDDLERHACPGAGSCGGMFTANTMASISEALGLAPLGSAGPPAEHESRYDVAREAGELVLDCIENDRRPSEIISRKSFENAIALQTAIGGSTNGVLHLLALAREAGIDLEIDDFDAISERTPKIADLQPGGQRVMNDLFEVGGVPVVIRRLLEAGLFHGDAMTVTGRTIEEELATLDLPDDDDIETDFLYTVEEPKQKEGAIKILRGNLAPDGAVLKVTGDDAFHHVGPARLFENEEDAMEYVQEGDIESGDVIVIRNEGPQGGPGMREMLGVTAAVVGQGHEEDVALITDGRFSGATRGPMIGHVAPEASVGGPIALLEDGDEVTVDIPERELSVDVSDEELARRREAWEPKPPNYTNGVLAKYGQAFDSAANGAVTNPGVKRD from the coding sequence ATGAGCCAGCAGGAGCCTCCCGAGCAGACACGGGACGACGCCGAGCAGTTCTCCGGACGGAAGGAGCGGGACCTCCCGAGCCGCGACGTGACGGAGGGCGCCGAACGGGCGCCACACCGGGCGATGTTCCGCGCGATGGGGTTCGACGACGAGGACCTCTCCTCGCCGATGGTCGGCGTCGCCAACCCCGCCGCGGACATCACGCCGTGTAACGTCCACCTCGACGACGTCGCCGACGCGGCCATCGAGGGGACCGACGGCGCCGGCGGGATGCCCATCGAGTTCGGCACCATCACCATCTCGGACGCCATCTCGATGGGGACCGAGGGGATGAAGGCCTCGCTCATCTCTCGGGAGTTGATCGCCGACTCCGTCGAACTCGTCGCCTTCGGCGAGCGGATGGACGGCCTCGTCACCGTCGCCGGCTGTGACAAGAACCTCCCCGGCATGATGATGGCCGCCGTCCGGACCGACCTCCCGAGCGTGTTCCTCTACGGCGGGTCGATCATGCCCGGCCAGCACGACGGCCGCGACGTCACCATCGTCCAGGTGTTCGAGGGCGTCGGCGGCTACGCGCAGGGCGAGATGAGCGCCGAGGAACTCGACGACCTCGAACGCCACGCCTGCCCGGGTGCGGGCTCTTGCGGCGGGATGTTCACCGCGAACACGATGGCGTCGATCTCCGAAGCGCTCGGGTTGGCGCCGCTCGGAAGCGCCGGGCCGCCCGCCGAACACGAGTCGCGGTACGACGTCGCCCGCGAGGCGGGCGAACTCGTCCTCGACTGCATCGAGAACGACCGCCGTCCCTCGGAGATCATCTCCCGGAAGTCGTTCGAGAACGCCATCGCGCTGCAGACGGCCATCGGCGGCTCGACGAACGGCGTCCTGCACCTCCTCGCGCTGGCACGGGAAGCGGGCATCGACCTCGAAATCGACGACTTCGACGCCATCAGCGAGCGAACCCCCAAGATCGCCGATCTGCAACCCGGCGGTCAGCGCGTCATGAACGACCTCTTCGAGGTCGGTGGCGTCCCGGTCGTCATCCGCCGCCTCCTCGAAGCGGGACTGTTCCACGGCGACGCGATGACCGTCACCGGGCGCACGATAGAAGAGGAACTCGCGACGCTTGACCTCCCGGACGACGACGACATCGAGACGGACTTCCTCTACACGGTCGAGGAGCCCAAACAGAAGGAGGGTGCCATCAAGATACTCCGAGGCAACCTCGCGCCCGACGGCGCGGTCCTGAAAGTGACCGGCGACGACGCGTTCCACCACGTCGGCCCCGCCCGCCTGTTCGAGAACGAGGAGGACGCCATGGAGTACGTCCAGGAAGGCGATATCGAGTCGGGCGACGTCATCGTCATCCGCAACGAGGGGCCACAGGGCGGCCCGGGGATGCGCGAGATGCTCGGCGTCACCGCCGCCGTCGTCGGTCAGGGTCACGAGGAGGACGTCGCGCTCATCACCGACGGGCGCTTCTCGGGCGCGACGCGCGGGCCGATGATCGGACACGTCGCCCCCGAGGCCTCTGTGGGAGGACCCATCGCCCTGCTCGAAGACGGCGACGAGGTCACGGTCGACATCCCCGAGCGCGAACTCTCGGTCGACGTGAGCGACGAGGAACTGGCGCGGAGACGCGAGGCGTGGGAGCCGAAGCCGCCGAACTACACGAACGGCGTGCTTGCGAAGTACGGACAGGCGTTCGACTCCGCGGCGAACGGGGCGGTCACCAACCCCGGCGTGAAGCGGGACTGA
- a CDS encoding helix-turn-helix domain-containing protein — protein MTEIVELSVSDDEFLLGRTLADAPDVRIELERIIPTGEAAVPFLWVRGTDLSAFEQEVVANEAVAALDRLDRLDGWSLYRIEWDDTPHSLLQGIDTTGGAILEARRDDDWTFRLRFPERGSVSRFYDYCREQDVSIRIERSFTLAEKSEVGRQFGLSREQREALLLALRKGYFDTPSQTSLSALAVEFDISEQALSNRIRRGTKTVLGEALLS, from the coding sequence GTGACCGAAATCGTCGAACTCTCCGTCTCGGACGACGAGTTCCTGCTCGGGCGGACGCTCGCCGACGCGCCCGACGTGCGTATCGAACTGGAACGGATTATTCCCACGGGAGAGGCGGCCGTCCCGTTCCTGTGGGTACGCGGGACGGACCTGAGCGCGTTCGAGCAGGAGGTCGTGGCGAACGAAGCGGTCGCCGCACTCGACCGCCTCGACCGACTCGACGGCTGGTCGCTCTACCGTATCGAGTGGGACGACACTCCCCACAGCCTCCTGCAGGGAATCGACACCACCGGCGGTGCGATTCTGGAGGCCAGACGCGACGACGACTGGACGTTCCGGCTTCGCTTCCCGGAGCGGGGCTCGGTCTCACGGTTTTACGACTACTGCAGGGAGCAGGACGTCTCGATCCGTATCGAACGGAGTTTCACCCTCGCCGAGAAGAGCGAGGTCGGCCGTCAGTTCGGCCTCTCGCGGGAACAGCGTGAAGCCCTCCTCCTCGCGCTCCGAAAGGGGTACTTCGACACTCCCAGCCAGACGTCACTCAGTGCTCTCGCCGTCGAATTCGACATCTCGGAGCAGGCGCTCTCGAATCGGATTCGGAGAGGGACGAAAACGGTCCTCGGGGAGGCGTTGCTGAGCTAA
- a CDS encoding CBS domain-containing protein, translated as MDISDIALPDFIEVDANKRLGKIRSIFDRENPKGLIVTNDGSYVGVIGEKQLVKSHVEDNTKAAALVRSAPRIDRHEDVREVARMLVEGDVKLAPVYEGEKLVGVITEDAILEAVIENLDALIVEQIFTESVVEIGEKDRVGRAINLLREHGISRMPVTDESGRLTGVITTHDIVDFAVRNDHKQGKGDRRGDIDRMLDLPVYDLMTSPVMTTTPKTSVRDAVEQMLENDIAGLIVTPADDDSVVAGVLTKTDVLRALTFTEEERMDVQVTNVSLLDTISREEITNSITEVVDKYQQMQVHHAHVRFHEHKEKLRGTPLIQCQIRLRTSHGQVAGSGEGYGAEHGFHVALDKLERNVLEMKGVNADERYRGQLLRKLGDL; from the coding sequence ATGGATATCTCTGACATCGCCCTTCCTGATTTCATCGAGGTGGACGCGAACAAGCGCCTGGGGAAGATCCGGTCTATCTTCGACCGGGAGAACCCGAAGGGCCTCATCGTGACCAACGACGGGAGCTACGTCGGAGTCATCGGCGAAAAACAGCTCGTCAAGTCGCACGTCGAGGACAACACCAAGGCGGCGGCGCTAGTGCGGTCGGCGCCGAGGATCGACCGACACGAGGACGTCCGAGAGGTGGCGCGGATGCTCGTCGAGGGCGACGTGAAGCTGGCCCCGGTGTACGAGGGCGAGAAACTCGTCGGCGTCATCACCGAGGACGCCATCCTCGAAGCGGTCATCGAGAACCTCGACGCGCTGATCGTCGAGCAGATATTCACCGAGAGCGTGGTCGAAATCGGCGAGAAGGACCGTGTCGGACGGGCCATCAACCTCCTCCGCGAGCACGGCATCTCGCGCATGCCGGTCACGGACGAGAGCGGGCGACTCACGGGCGTCATCACGACCCACGACATCGTCGACTTCGCCGTCCGCAACGACCACAAGCAGGGGAAAGGTGACCGCCGCGGCGACATCGACCGGATGCTCGACCTGCCGGTGTACGACCTGATGACGAGCCCCGTCATGACCACCACGCCGAAGACGTCGGTCCGTGACGCGGTCGAGCAGATGCTCGAGAACGACATCGCCGGGCTCATCGTCACGCCGGCCGACGACGACAGCGTCGTCGCCGGCGTCCTGACGAAGACCGACGTGCTCCGTGCGCTCACCTTCACCGAGGAGGAGCGGATGGACGTGCAGGTCACGAACGTCTCGCTGCTCGACACCATCTCCCGCGAGGAGATCACGAACTCGATCACCGAGGTGGTCGACAAGTACCAGCAGATGCAGGTCCACCACGCGCACGTCCGGTTCCACGAGCACAAGGAGAAGCTCCGCGGGACGCCGCTCATCCAGTGTCAGATCCGGCTCCGAACCAGCCACGGACAGGTGGCCGGTTCGGGTGAGGGCTACGGCGCCGAACACGGCTTCCACGTCGCGCTCGACAAACTCGAGCGGAACGTGCTGGAGATGAAGGGCGTCAACGCCGACGAGCGCTACCGCGGTCAGTTGCTCAGAAAACTGGGCGACCTGTAG
- a CDS encoding DUF4013 domain-containing protein, which produces MSRESVSGAITGAVRYLFDDRDEAVTTVVIGGLLTFFSFLVVPQVVVLGYVVRVLRAVEDDERAPTFDRVGALLRDGVYAYVIWLAWMLVPLAVDVGLNGGSLAPGQATGWLLGWLFAPGVVALAAELGSQQPGFFEWYRSWEPYVVFALVLYVLPAALANFAARGTLRAGFFDDGLKRQVDWLLARLRSQSPSAADLLQRVADLVLGDESFSPVRHLRTRTYAVGWLGFAGFYLAAEALLRLFLVLPSVEGVEWVGLLYLLVALPAYFVLRIAGWVLVGSAWAAIRATAGAEPLADEGSEGESSVVEAANEEREQGPAAAETTTERPVSVVGLPLKTVLAGGLLVAFGFLVLPSVLVAGYLLRVLRVDEDSPVPSFGGVRALLADGLRAYGVWFVYAVVPLSLLSVPLLGRLDAASPLETLAVWAFVSGAGLPGGFPAVYLELVVAFAAVFALLALAAGAPAVAAVLVEVPLGLGVALVLASLYVVPAALVAVAREGRLRAGFAPRRLLTTLRRPAYATRWIGATGLSLVGWALVLGATLLPGHPRLAGRSLVEPVAGLDGVSLFALPTSVDALGFWAAFLCAGAVHFVVLVVACRLVGRGAVERDPEPILRVGEEGEIDGPVS; this is translated from the coding sequence ATGAGTCGCGAATCCGTCTCCGGAGCGATCACCGGCGCAGTACGGTATCTCTTCGACGACCGCGACGAGGCCGTCACGACCGTCGTCATCGGCGGACTGCTCACGTTCTTCTCGTTTCTCGTCGTTCCGCAGGTGGTCGTGCTCGGCTACGTCGTCCGGGTGTTGCGGGCGGTCGAGGACGACGAGCGGGCACCGACGTTCGACCGGGTGGGCGCGCTCCTCCGGGACGGGGTGTACGCGTACGTCATCTGGCTCGCGTGGATGCTCGTCCCGCTGGCCGTCGACGTCGGACTCAACGGCGGGAGCCTCGCGCCCGGGCAGGCGACCGGGTGGCTCCTCGGCTGGCTGTTCGCACCCGGCGTCGTCGCGCTCGCCGCGGAACTGGGGAGCCAGCAACCCGGCTTCTTCGAGTGGTACCGGTCGTGGGAGCCGTACGTCGTGTTCGCGCTCGTTCTGTACGTTCTGCCCGCGGCACTGGCCAACTTCGCCGCCAGGGGGACACTCCGAGCGGGCTTCTTCGACGACGGGCTGAAGCGGCAGGTCGACTGGCTGCTCGCACGCCTCCGGTCGCAGTCGCCCTCGGCGGCCGACCTGCTCCAGCGCGTCGCCGACCTCGTGCTGGGTGACGAGTCGTTCTCGCCCGTCCGACACCTCCGCACGCGGACGTACGCCGTCGGATGGCTCGGCTTCGCCGGGTTCTACCTGGCGGCCGAGGCGCTCCTCAGGCTGTTCCTCGTCCTGCCGAGCGTCGAGGGGGTCGAGTGGGTCGGGCTGCTGTACCTCCTCGTCGCCCTCCCCGCGTACTTCGTGCTCAGAATCGCCGGCTGGGTGCTCGTCGGCAGCGCGTGGGCGGCGATTCGGGCGACCGCTGGCGCGGAACCGCTCGCGGACGAGGGGAGCGAAGGAGAGTCGTCGGTCGTTGAGGCGGCGAACGAGGAGCGCGAACAGGGTCCGGCGGCCGCCGAGACGACGACCGAGAGACCCGTCTCCGTCGTCGGCCTGCCGCTGAAGACCGTCCTCGCGGGAGGGCTGCTCGTCGCGTTCGGCTTCCTCGTCCTCCCGTCGGTCCTCGTGGCGGGCTACCTGCTCCGCGTCCTCCGCGTCGACGAGGACTCGCCCGTGCCGTCGTTCGGCGGCGTTCGGGCGCTCCTCGCCGACGGCCTCCGGGCGTACGGGGTGTGGTTCGTCTACGCGGTCGTTCCCCTCTCGCTGCTGTCGGTGCCGCTCCTCGGTCGGCTGGACGCCGCAAGCCCGCTCGAGACGCTCGCCGTCTGGGCGTTCGTGTCGGGTGCCGGTCTCCCAGGGGGGTTCCCGGCGGTTTACCTCGAACTGGTCGTCGCGTTCGCGGCGGTGTTCGCCCTGCTCGCGCTCGCGGCCGGTGCGCCGGCGGTCGCGGCGGTGCTCGTCGAGGTCCCGCTCGGACTCGGAGTCGCGCTCGTGCTCGCGAGCCTCTACGTCGTCCCCGCGGCGTTGGTCGCGGTCGCCCGCGAGGGGAGGCTCCGGGCGGGCTTTGCGCCCCGTCGACTCCTCACGACGCTGCGGCGGCCGGCGTACGCGACCCGCTGGATCGGAGCCACGGGGCTGTCGCTCGTCGGCTGGGCGCTCGTGCTCGGGGCGACCCTCCTCCCGGGCCATCCGCGTCTCGCCGGGCGCTCGCTCGTCGAACCAGTCGCCGGACTCGACGGAGTCAGTCTCTTCGCGCTACCGACGTCGGTCGACGCTCTCGGCTTCTGGGCGGCGTTCCTCTGTGCGGGCGCCGTTCACTTCGTGGTGCTCGTCGTCGCCTGCCGGTTGGTCGGGCGAGGCGCGGTCGAGCGCGACCCCGAGCCGATTTTACGAGTCGGCGAGGAGGGCGAAATCGACGGTCCCGTTTCGTAG
- the radB gene encoding DNA repair and recombination protein RadB, with protein sequence MSDPLPTGCQPLDDLLGGGLERGTVTQVYGPPAAGKTNVALCAAVRAAVDGFAVYVDTEGLSPARFEQVAAAVGDVDDVASRVIVSNAHDFEEQEQAVRDVAEFAERADLVVLDSATGFYRLERYDGDEGEALRRVARQVTHLLSLARRHDLAVLVTNQVFTDPDADRVRPLGGNTLEHWTGVVLRLDRFRGGKRRATLEKHGSKPAGETATFQITDAGLEAVEEF encoded by the coding sequence GTGAGCGACCCCCTTCCGACCGGCTGTCAGCCGCTCGATGACCTCCTCGGTGGCGGGCTCGAACGCGGGACCGTCACCCAGGTGTACGGCCCGCCAGCCGCCGGCAAGACCAACGTCGCGCTCTGTGCCGCCGTCCGCGCGGCGGTCGACGGCTTCGCCGTCTACGTCGACACCGAGGGGCTGTCGCCCGCGCGGTTCGAGCAGGTCGCCGCGGCGGTCGGCGACGTCGACGACGTCGCCTCCCGCGTGATCGTCTCGAACGCCCACGACTTCGAAGAACAGGAACAGGCGGTCCGCGACGTCGCGGAGTTCGCCGAGCGCGCGGACCTCGTGGTGCTGGACTCGGCGACGGGTTTCTACCGACTGGAGCGATACGACGGCGACGAGGGCGAGGCGCTCCGTCGGGTCGCCCGACAGGTCACCCACCTGCTCTCTTTGGCCCGTCGGCACGACCTCGCCGTCCTGGTGACGAACCAGGTGTTCACCGACCCCGACGCCGACCGGGTGCGCCCGCTGGGGGGGAACACGCTCGAACACTGGACGGGCGTCGTCCTCCGCCTCGACCGGTTCCGGGGAGGGAAACGGCGGGCCACCCTCGAAAAGCACGGGTCGAAGCCGGCGGGCGAGACGGCGACGTTCCAGATCACGGACGCGGGACTCGAAGCGGTCGAGGAGTTCTGA
- a CDS encoding universal stress protein produces MSQQPVPKTTKKQSGLNSVLVALGPEDEERVTRLAEEAIDIAGPAGATVVITHVFTRDEFESRADALGFDREMSEVDADDVAVRYSPVRALAAKLDEAGVDYEVRGAVGHYGEEVVKVADELDSDLVLVGGRKRSPTGKAVFGSVAQEVMLSAPCPVTFVRGDTK; encoded by the coding sequence ATGAGCCAACAGCCAGTACCGAAGACGACGAAGAAACAGTCCGGTCTGAACAGCGTCCTCGTGGCCCTCGGCCCGGAGGACGAAGAGCGCGTGACGCGACTCGCCGAGGAGGCCATCGACATCGCCGGCCCCGCCGGGGCGACAGTCGTCATCACGCACGTGTTCACCCGCGACGAGTTCGAGTCGCGCGCCGACGCGCTCGGCTTCGACCGCGAGATGTCCGAGGTCGACGCCGACGACGTCGCCGTCCGGTACTCGCCGGTGCGTGCCCTCGCCGCGAAACTCGACGAGGCGGGCGTCGACTACGAGGTCCGCGGCGCGGTCGGCCACTACGGCGAGGAAGTCGTCAAGGTCGCCGACGAACTCGACAGCGACCTCGTGCTGGTCGGCGGACGCAAGCGCTCGCCCACGGGGAAGGCCGTCTTCGGGAGCGTCGCCCAGGAGGTCATGCTCTCGGCGCCGTGCCCGGTGACGTTCGTCCGCGGAGACACGAAGTAA
- the larC gene encoding nickel pincer cofactor biosynthesis protein LarC: protein MRTLAFDGRTGASGDMLLAALVAAGADPAVLSPVEDALDVEFRVSTTTRNGIAATTVDVVVGDSAGTDTADDHTHTHGHGDNHAHDHDDDHAHGHDYGPSLVEGTGPHRSYAEVLDVVAGMGLDDAVTKRARAVVRRLAEAEATVHGTSVEEIHFHEVGADDAIADIVGCCLLLDDLDVDRVVTTPVASGGGSVEMSHGTYPIPAPAVVELAADADWSLRGGPVEDELLTPTGAALLAEFAEGVDALPPLDVAASGYGAGTKSFDDHPNVLRAVVGDGAGGLKRDEITVLETNLDDATPEVLGGLQESLAAAGARDVSVLPVTMKKSRPGHLVKVVVKPEDAERVARRLAVETGTLGVREHGASHRWIAERDFQTVTLDVSGERYEVRVKVASTVDGEVYDVSAEYDDAAAVARDTDLPVREVVRRAESVARERLEAGDD, encoded by the coding sequence ATGCGAACGCTCGCCTTCGACGGTCGGACCGGTGCCAGCGGCGACATGCTGCTCGCCGCCCTGGTCGCCGCCGGTGCCGACCCGGCCGTCCTCTCGCCCGTCGAGGACGCCCTCGACGTCGAGTTCCGGGTCTCGACGACGACGCGAAACGGTATCGCGGCGACGACCGTCGACGTCGTCGTGGGCGACTCCGCCGGTACCGACACGGCCGACGACCACACACACACGCACGGTCACGGCGATAACCACGCACACGACCACGACGATGACCACGCACACGGTCACGACTACGGACCCTCCCTCGTGGAGGGTACCGGTCCGCATCGAAGCTACGCCGAGGTCCTCGACGTGGTCGCCGGCATGGGCCTCGACGACGCCGTCACCAAGCGCGCGCGGGCGGTGGTGCGCCGCCTCGCCGAGGCCGAGGCGACCGTCCACGGGACGTCGGTCGAAGAGATACACTTCCACGAGGTCGGCGCCGACGACGCCATCGCCGACATCGTCGGCTGCTGTCTGCTCCTCGACGACCTCGACGTCGACCGCGTCGTGACGACGCCCGTCGCGAGCGGCGGCGGTTCCGTCGAGATGAGCCACGGGACCTATCCGATTCCTGCCCCCGCGGTCGTCGAACTCGCGGCCGACGCCGACTGGTCGCTGCGGGGCGGCCCCGTCGAGGACGAACTCCTCACGCCGACCGGGGCGGCGCTCCTCGCCGAGTTCGCCGAGGGCGTCGACGCGCTCCCCCCGCTTGACGTCGCGGCGTCGGGCTACGGCGCGGGCACGAAGTCGTTCGACGACCATCCGAACGTCCTCCGGGCCGTCGTCGGCGACGGTGCCGGCGGGCTGAAACGTGACGAGATTACCGTCCTCGAAACGAACCTCGACGACGCCACCCCGGAGGTCCTCGGCGGGTTGCAGGAGTCGCTTGCGGCCGCGGGCGCGAGAGACGTCTCCGTCCTCCCGGTGACGATGAAGAAGTCCCGCCCCGGCCACCTCGTGAAGGTCGTGGTGAAGCCCGAAGACGCCGAGCGGGTCGCGCGCCGACTCGCCGTCGAAACCGGCACCCTCGGCGTCCGCGAACACGGTGCCAGCCACCGCTGGATCGCCGAACGCGACTTCCAGACGGTGACGCTCGACGTCTCGGGCGAGCGGTACGAAGTCAGGGTCAAGGTCGCGTCGACCGTCGACGGCGAGGTGTACGACGTCAGCGCCGAGTACGACGACGCGGCCGCCGTCGCCCGCGACACCGACCTCCCCGTCCGGGAGGTCGTTCGGCGGGCCGAGTCCGTGGCGAGAGAACGGCTCGAAGCGGGTGACGACTAG
- a CDS encoding CDC48 family AAA ATPase: MNEVQLEVAKAYPNDSGRGIARLDPDTLLHLKLSPGDIIEIEGGETTAAKVWRADRQDWNTDTVRIDGFTRQNADVGIGERVTIRKADAKKANKLVLAPPEEASVQFGSDAAGMVKRQILKRPVVERDIVPVMSSTNHPFMRSPGQAIPLIAVETDPDGVCLVTEDTDVELREEPISGFEKTGGGITYEDIGGLQGEIQRVREMVELPMKHPQIFKKLGIEPPQGVLLHGPPGTGKTLLAKAVANETSASFFSIAGPEIISKYYGESEQQLREIFEDANEEAPSIIFIDELDSIAPKREDVTGEVERRVVAQLLTMMDGLETRGQVIVIAATNRVDSVDPALRRPGRFDREIEIGVPDEEGRKEILQIHTRGMPLSDDVSLDTLADETHGFVGADIESLTKEAAMKALRRYLPEIDLDEEDIPPSLIDRMIVKRADFNGALGEVEPSAMREVLVELPKISWDDVGGLEGAKQQVNESIEWPLKNRDRFERMGIEPPKGVLLYGPPGTGKTLIAKAVANETNANFISVRGPQLLSKWVGESEKAIRQTFRKARQVSPTVIFFDELDSLAPSRGQEMGNNVSERVVNQLLTELDGLEEMGDVMVIGATNRPDMIDPALIRSGRFDRLVLVGEPSEEGREEILRIHTQSSPLAPDVSLREISEITEGYVGSDLESIAREAAIEALREDTDADEIEMRHFRKALEAVRPTITDDLMDYYERMEDQFKGGGRESFTERRDGRIGFQ, encoded by the coding sequence ATGAACGAAGTGCAACTCGAAGTGGCGAAGGCGTACCCGAACGACTCGGGACGCGGAATCGCCCGTCTCGACCCGGACACGTTGCTCCATCTCAAGCTCTCCCCTGGTGACATCATCGAGATCGAAGGTGGTGAGACGACGGCAGCGAAGGTGTGGCGCGCGGACCGGCAGGACTGGAACACCGACACGGTCAGGATCGACGGCTTCACGCGGCAGAACGCCGACGTCGGCATCGGCGAGCGCGTGACCATCCGGAAGGCGGACGCGAAGAAGGCGAACAAACTCGTCCTCGCCCCGCCCGAGGAGGCGTCGGTGCAGTTCGGCTCCGACGCCGCGGGTATGGTGAAGCGACAGATACTGAAACGGCCCGTCGTCGAGCGCGACATCGTCCCGGTGATGAGTTCGACGAACCACCCGTTCATGCGCTCGCCCGGGCAGGCCATCCCGCTCATCGCCGTCGAGACCGACCCCGACGGCGTCTGTCTCGTCACCGAGGACACCGACGTCGAACTCCGAGAGGAACCCATCTCGGGCTTCGAGAAGACCGGCGGCGGCATCACGTACGAGGACATCGGCGGACTTCAGGGCGAGATCCAACGCGTGCGGGAGATGGTCGAACTCCCGATGAAGCACCCCCAGATCTTCAAGAAACTGGGCATCGAGCCGCCGCAGGGCGTGCTCTTGCACGGACCGCCCGGGACGGGTAAGACGCTCTTGGCCAAGGCGGTGGCGAACGAGACCTCGGCGAGTTTCTTCTCCATCGCCGGCCCCGAGATCATCTCGAAGTACTACGGGGAAAGCGAACAGCAGTTGCGGGAGATATTCGAGGACGCCAACGAGGAGGCGCCCTCCATCATCTTCATCGACGAACTCGACTCCATCGCGCCCAAACGCGAGGACGTCACGGGCGAGGTCGAGCGCCGCGTCGTCGCCCAGTTGTTGACCATGATGGACGGCCTCGAAACGAGAGGCCAGGTCATCGTCATCGCCGCGACGAACCGGGTGGACTCGGTCGACCCCGCGCTCAGACGGCCGGGTCGGTTCGACCGCGAGATCGAGATCGGCGTCCCCGACGAGGAGGGTCGCAAGGAGATTCTCCAGATCCACACCCGGGGGATGCCGCTCAGCGACGACGTGAGCCTCGACACGCTCGCCGACGAGACCCACGGTTTCGTCGGCGCCGACATCGAGTCGCTCACCAAGGAGGCGGCGATGAAAGCCCTTCGGCGGTACCTCCCCGAAATCGACCTCGACGAGGAGGACATCCCGCCTTCGCTCATCGACCGGATGATCGTCAAGCGCGCGGACTTCAACGGCGCGCTCGGCGAGGTCGAGCCGTCGGCGATGCGGGAGGTGCTCGTCGAACTCCCGAAGATATCGTGGGACGACGTCGGCGGCCTCGAAGGCGCGAAACAGCAGGTGAACGAGAGCATCGAGTGGCCGCTGAAGAACCGCGACCGCTTCGAGCGCATGGGTATCGAGCCCCCGAAAGGCGTCCTCCTCTACGGGCCACCGGGAACAGGAAAGACGCTCATCGCGAAGGCGGTGGCGAACGAGACGAACGCCAACTTCATCTCCGTCAGAGGGCCGCAGTTGCTCTCGAAGTGGGTCGGCGAGTCCGAGAAGGCCATCAGACAGACGTTCCGGAAGGCCCGGCAGGTCTCCCCGACCGTCATCTTCTTCGACGAACTCGACTCGCTCGCGCCCTCTCGCGGCCAGGAGATGGGCAACAACGTCTCCGAACGGGTGGTGAACCAGCTCCTCACCGAGTTGGACGGGCTGGAGGAGATGGGCGACGTGATGGTCATCGGCGCGACCAATCGCCCGGACATGATCGACCCGGCGCTCATCCGGTCGGGGCGGTTCGACCGACTCGTCCTCGTGGGCGAGCCGAGCGAGGAGGGCCGCGAGGAGATCCTCAGGATCCACACGCAGTCGAGCCCGCTCGCGCCCGACGTCAGCCTCCGCGAAATCTCGGAGATCACGGAGGGGTACGTCGGCTCCGACCTGGAGTCCATCGCGCGCGAGGCGGCCATCGAGGCGCTTCGAGAGGACACCGACGCCGACGAGATCGAGATGCGCCACTTCCGGAAGGCGCTCGAAGCCGTGCGTCCGACCATCACCGACGACCTGATGGACTACTACGAGCGGATGGAAGACCAGTTCAAGGGCGGCGGCCGCGAGTCGTTCACCGAACGCCGCGACGGACGCATCGGCTTCCAGTAA